The DNA region CAAGGAATCCATCGAGGAGATGGAGCACGCCGACAAGTTCACCGACCGCATCCTGTTCCTGGACGGCTTCCCCAACATGCAGGTGCTCGATCCCTTGCGGATCGGCCAGGACGTCAAGGAGATCATCGAATGCGATCTCGCATCCGAGATCGCTGCCCGTACGCTGTACCAGGAGGCGGCGACCTACTGCCATGGCGTCAAGGACTATGTCAGCCGCGACCTGTTCGAGAGCCTGATGAAGGACGAGGAAGACCACATCGATTTCCTCGAGACCCAGCTCGACCTGATCAAGCGGATCGGCCTCGAGCTCTACACCCAGAAGCACGTCGGCCACCTCAAGGGCGAGGAGTCCTGAGAAGATGTGAGGCTATATCCTCATCTACCGGTGTCATCGCCCGGCCTGTGCGCAATTGCGCACATGGACCGGGCGACCCAGTACGCCGCGGCTCATCGATTCAATCACCGCCGTCTCTGGAATACTGGATCACCCGCATGCGCGGGTGATGACACCGAGCAAGCTGAGCAGATCACCTCGGTACCCTAAGCAGCGCGCTCCGATGCTCTCCCCGAAATTGCCAGAGGCCGCTCAATGAGCGGCCTCTTTGCTGTGCGATCCCGGTTGTCACGCGCTCAATAGCAGCGGGTGATGTTGACGGTGCGGTCGCCGCCGCGGCCGGGCACGGTGACGCTTTCGGTGGGGCAACTCGACACATAGGGGCGATCCGACGGCACCACGGCCGGCGGGTAGCGATGCGCCCAATCCCACGGCACGTCATAGGTGTAGGTGTAATGGGCGTCGTTGGAGACGGGGGTCGGCGCCTCGGCCAGCGGTGCGCCGGCCGCTCCGTCGTAATATCCATAGCCCGGCCAGAACCCGCCGGGTCCGCGCCCGTGATGGCGGAACGCCGGATGCGGGCCGGCAAAGCTGCCACGCGCCGCCGCGGCGCCAGATCTCGCGAAGGTCTCGGTCGGGGAAGCGAGCAGCAACGCTGCAACGCCAAGGGACGCGGCAAGCGCCCCTAATCTTTGATACGCCATGGCACGCACCACTCGGTTACGGAGCATTGTGCGGACGCTAGGCTGCGCGCTGTTGCGCCCGCAAACTCATCCTTAACTATTGGTTAAGAGGTAAGGTTAACAGAGCGTATCGGTCTCAAATCGGCGCGACGGCATGTCGCGTCACGATGGGCGAAGCGCGTTTTGAGCCGCTCAGACCGCGTCCGCCGGAACGAAGCAACTGATGATGATGCCGCCGCGGTGATGCACGTACCACACCACGGCCTCGCCGACCGGATTGCCGCGATCGCGGATGATCGCGCGCTCCGGCACCATCATCCATTCGCCCTCGATCGGCACCCAATAGGCGCCGTTGCGCACGTCGTAGCTGGTGCGGTGGCCGTCGGAGATGTCGCAGCAGGGCACGCCGTTCGGTGCCATCACGCTCTTGAACCAGGCGCGGATATCAGGCGGCACGTTGTCGTACTGACCATTGTCGAAGGCGAGGGCCGAGCCCGCCAACAGGGAGAGCCACGCAAGCAGCGCGAGATGCGCGAGCTTTCGCACTGAATTCCTCCGCGAAACCTGTGTCATCGTCCGCGCAATATCGTCGCGCGAATCCGGTTGTTGGCGTGATTAGGCACGAACCGCGCGCGGGATGCATGCTCAAAGAATGAGCGAAGCGGTGCAGCGAAACTTGATGCAGCGCGAGATCGCTTCAGGACGACTTCTTCGCGCGTGCGTTCTTGACGGGCGCTTTCTTCGCGGGCCTTGCCGTGATGTTGTCCCGGGCCATCGTGAGCGCGCTGCGCAGCGTCGCCGGGTCGGCCTTCGCAAGGCGGACATTGGTGCTGCCGCCCTTGCCCCAGCCGCCCGGTACGGGGCGGAAGATCTCGGGTTCGGCCTCGACCACCATCGCCTGTTGCTCCGGCGTCAGCTTCACCATGCCCCAATCGGCGTCGGGATAACCGAGCGTTGCGAAGATGCGCGTGCCGACGCGGAAGTCGGCGTGGCCGCGATGCGCGCCCTCGACGGCGTCGGGCAGGCTGAGCGCGATCTTGCGGAAGCGAGCTTGCGACATCGCGATAGTTCTCGAACCCGTTACATGGTCCGCTGCGGCGCTGTCTGCAGCAGCTCCTGCAATTCCTTGCCGTAGAACCTGGCGTTGCCGGTGGTGAGATGGCCGCGCGTCTCGGTGCTGGCCGGGATCAGAAAGATCTTGCCGTGCTTGATCCGCTTCACCGCGGCCTCGGTGACGCCGGTCTCCGGCGGATTGCGTTCGTCATCGGCGGCGTTGATGGCAAGCAGCGTGGCCTCGATCTTCTCCATGCCCGCGGAAGGATCGTAGTCGTGTGAGGCTTCCCATTGATAGATGTAGTCGTTGGCATCGGCCGTGACCGGCAGCGCCAGCTGCTCGTCGACCATCTTGTCGGCCTGCGGCGCCGTCGGCGCCAGCGTCTGATAGCCGAGCGTGCCGCCGGCGCTGGCGAAGCGGTAGGCGGCGATGGCGTATTTCATCATCCGCGGCTGGCTCGCATAATTGCCGTCCTTGTAGTCGGGATCGTTGCGGATGGTGTCCAGCATCGTCCGCCGCAGGATCCAGTTGCGCGCCGCCATCGCGGTCGGCTGCGAGGCCATCGGCACCAGAATGTCCATCATGCCGGGATAGCGCACGCCCCAGATCCAGGTGTGCATGCCGCCCATCGAATTGCCGATCACGAGCCTGAGATGCTTGACGTTGAGGCCTTCGGTGACCAGCCGGTACTGCGCGTCGACCATGTCGTTGTAGTCGTATTTCGGAAAGCTGTTGCGCATCGCGTCCGACGGCTTTGAGGATTTACCGTGGCCGATGCCGTCGGGAATGATGATGTAATACTTGGTCGCATCGAGCGGCTGGCCGGGACCGAACAATTCGCCGGCGAAGGCCGGCGTCAGCATGCTCGCCGCCGAGCCGCCGGAGCCGTGCAGCACCAGCACCGGCTGTCCGCTCGGCGCGCCGACCGTGGTGTAATGCAGCCGCAACTCCGGCATCACCTCGCCGGAGTGGAACTTGAAGTCCTTCGCGATCCACTCGCCGTCCTGAGGTGCGGGATAATCTGCGGCCATTGATGGCACCGATAGCGAGACGAGGGCGGCCACCAGCGCCGCGCACAAACGGATCATCGAGCTTCTCCCTGGGCGCGGCGCCTTTGTCCAGCCGCTTGGGCGCAAGCCTAGCATGACAAGGGCGAGCTGTCCGAGAGGCGTGCCTGCGGCTGCGGGAGATTACCCCTGCTTCAAGATGTTGAGCGCATACCAGCCCCAGTACACGCGGTGGCGTTGGATCAGGCCGTCGCTGATCTCCATGACCTCGACCAGGTCCATCTGGTCGCCGTCCGGCGACTGGCGCGGATATTCCCAGGTGATGACGCGGCCGTCGCTGAAGAACCCCTGCTTGAAGCGCTTGCGTTGCGGCGGGTTGGTCTGGAACACGCGTGCGATGAACGCGCGCAAGCTGTCCGTGCCGCGCACGATGCCCCCCCCGGTCTGCATCAAATGCTGCACCAGCGGGCTTTCGATCGAAGCGTCGGGCGCGTAGAGCGCGAGCGCGGCCTCGAGATCCTTGTTGCCGAGAGCTTCGTCCCAGAGCCTGTGGATGCGTTCCGCGTCGTTCATGATTGTCCCTTGCATTTCGTTTGACCTGTCCCGATTTCAGCCTACGGCACGGCCGTGATGTTTCAGGAAAACCTGAAATGAGTGTCGCGGTCGCCTGAATGCGGTTAGGACATTCGGGCGGTTCCGGAGGACGATGCGGTGGGATCATCCCAATCGGTGCAGACGGGCTTTTCGCGGATCGCCGAGGCGCTGGGCGATCCGGCGCGCGAGGCGATGGTGAGTGCGCTGGCCGACGGCAAGGCGCTGCCGGCCGGCGAGCTTGCCGCGGTTGCCGGCATCTCGCCGCAGAGCGCAAGCGCGCATCTGCAGAAGCTGGTAGACGCGCGCGTGCTCTCGGTCTGGGCGCAGGGCCGCTTCCGGTACTACCGGATCAGGGACGACGACGTTGCGGCGCTGATCGAGAATCTGGTGGACCTCGCCACCCGAACCAATGCCGGCCGCAAGCGGGCGATGCCGGTTGACCAGCTCCGGCAGTCGCGCACCTGCTACCATCATCTGGCGGGCCAGCTCGGCGTGCTGCTGTCCAACGCGCTGATCCGCCGCCGGCTTGTCGCGATCGACGGCCGTATTGGTCACGTGACGGAGCAGGGGCTGGCCTGGTGTCGCGCCGAGCAGATCGATTTCGACTCCGCACGCGAGCCGCATTTTCGGCTCTGCAACGACTGGACCGAGCGGGTGCCGCATCTCGCCGGTCCGTTCGCCAACGCGGTGCTGGCGCGGCTGGTCGAGACGCGCGGCGTCGCGCCGCATCGCATTCCACGCGCGCTGCGGATCACCGACAAAGGGCGCGCGTTCTTCGATCGGCTCGGCGTCCAGGTTCCGTTCTGAGCCTGCCGTGCCAGCTAGCGCTCGTCCTCGACCTCCGTCTCCGGGCGATCGTTGCCGGCGGCGGTTTCAATATGCCACTTGCCGTCCGAGGTCTCGTACTGGATCGCCTCGGTGCGCCCGGGGACGCGCTGCTCATTGGCGGCGCGCCGCGCGGCGGCGAGCGCCGCGGCATGGGTTGGAAAAGGTTCCGAGAACACGCCGTTGACGGTATAGGCCCAGCCGCCGTCGTGCTGGACGACCTTGTAGATCACGTGGCTCATCGGGAACCTCGTTTCCGCCGTGAACGATGAGGCTGCCAGAATAGCCCACGATGTCGTATTTTGCAGCAGCCGATCGTCCTTGAGGCACGATCCGGAAGGGAGACCATGATGTGTCGTAACATCAAGACGCTGTTCAACTTCGAGCCGCCGGCCACCGAGGACGAGATCCACGCCTCTGCGCTGCAATTCGTGCGCAAGCTGTCCGGCTTCAACAAGCCGTCGCAGGCCAATGAGGCCGCGTTCAACCGTGCCGTGGCCGAGGTCTCGGACGCGGCACGCAGGCTCCTGACCTCGCTCGAAACCGCGGCGCCCACGCGCGATCGCGAGATCGAGGCGGAAAAGGCCAGGGAGCGCTCGCGGCTGCGGTTCGGCTAACTAGCCGTCCGTGATGTAGGTCACGGTCAGGCGATCCAAGGCCGGCCATGCTTGCTCTTCACCCCGACCTCCGGAGCCAGCCATGAAGCGTGCCGTCCCGCTCACCCTCTGTTCGATCGCGTTCGCGGTGCTGTGGACCTGCGGCATGCTGTGGTCGAGCGGGGTGATCGACCGTGCCAACATCATCATTCTATCGACCTGCGGAGCATTCGCCGGACTCGGCTGGTACTACGCGATGCGCTGGGTGTTCCAGCACATGCAGATCGCGCCACCGCATGATCCTCCGGCCTGACGGAGTGGGACCCAGACTACTTCTTGTCCTTCTTGCGGTGCTTCTTCTTTTTCTTGTGGTCCTCGTCGCCGTCCTCGTCGTCCTCGAAACCGATTGCGTCGACATCGAGCGCGAGCGCTTCGGCAGCCGCGCGCTCGGCGGCCTCCTGCTCGGCCTGCTCGATCGCTTCACGCTCCCTGGTGCGCTTGTAGTCTTCATAGGCATCGAAGATCATGTGCAGCCACGGCATCACCTGGTCGAGCGACGGCAGCGCGCCCTGCGGGCCGGCTTCGCCACGCGGGCCGGCCGGTCCCGGCGGGCCATGCGGACCGGCCTCGCCGCGCGGCCCCTGCGGGCCGGCTTTCCCCGGCGCACCAGCCTTGCCCTGAGGTCCCGGCTTCCCGGCCGGGCCGGCCTTGCCGACCGGGCCCGGCTTGCCCCGCACGCCTTCCTGACCCGGACGCCCCGGATGTCCCTGCGGACCGGGACGTCCCGGCTCGCCCTGACGGCCTTGCGGCCCCTGCGGTCCCCGTAGCCCCTCGCGGGAAGATGTGTCGTCAGCCACTGCTATGCTCCGTCTCGATGTGAAGCCGCTTGTAACAGAGGTTGGATGACGGCTTCAATTCTGCCCGGCCGCGTCGATCCTGGCGATCAACAGTCATATTCGGCTGGCCTGCTGCGAGGGAGCGCGCGTTGCGGTTCTTGAAACTTGACGAGCAGCCTTCGCCACGCACGCGCGATGACGCTTCCGGGGAGGCGGTGGCGCTCGATATCGTGGTGACGCGGCACGATGTAGCGGATGAAGCGAGCTTTCGCGCCACCGGCGTGCTCGATCTCTACGAGGCGCTGTTTCCCGCGAACGAGCGCGACGGCTCCGACGATCTGGTGCGCTGGGTGTTGTCCGACGATGTCGGCGAGCGCCGTGAGTTCACCGTCGACGATTGCGCGATATCATACCGGCTCGACTCGCGCTGCTTCATCCTGCGCGCGGCGCAGCGCGCCGTCGGGCTCGGCTTCTTCACCTACGACCATGCGAGCCATCTGATCTTCTGCAACCATCTCGGTGTCGATCGAGCGTGGCGCGGCGGCGGGCTGGCGCGGACGTTCTATCGCGCGATGGTCGAGATGCTCGACGAGCTGTTTCCGCACAACGTTGGCGTGGTGCTCGAGGTCGAACCGTTCGATCGCGCTCAATTGGAGGCCATCATCGCCGATCTCGAGCGTTCGGGCCGCCGCGAGCTCGCCGCGCATGAGCAGGCCGCGATCCGTAAGTTTCTCCGCGTGCGCTGGTACGACAAGCTCGGTTATTCCGTCTTCGCCGACGGGCGCGGGAAGCAGCCGTTGCTGTGTCGCTCGCCATGTCTCGACCCGTCGCTGCCACGCGCGACGTGGGCCGGTGCCGAGGAAGAGTACTGGCTGATGTGGCATGCGCGGAGCAACGCGACCCCTGCACCGGCGCGCGCAGGCGCGCTTTGGCTGCGGGCGGTCGAGGCCATCTATGTCGAGATCCTCGCAAAATCGCTGGTCGATGATGATCCCGATGGCCGGCGCGATTATTGGCATTACGCGACCGCGCTGGTCGCACGCACGCTGCAACAAATCGCGACGGCCGACGTGGGCCTCGTTCGTCCCGGCGATGGCGAGCTGCTGTCGCGCTGGCGCGATCTTGCGATCGACCTGCCGATCTGAATCCGCTAGCTCTGCTCGCAGTGCGGCGGCACCTCGATGCCGTCGGCGGAATATTCGCGGATCTTGTTTCTGAGCGTGCGCACCGACAATCCGAGCACGCGGGCGGCACGGGTGCGATTGCCGTTGCAGCGCGCCAGCGTCTGCAGCACGAGCTCGCGCTCGACCTCGTCGACGGTCGCGCCGATCAAGAGTGGCACGATTTCATTTGGAGCCAGTGACGGCAGCACGGCTTCGCCCGAAGCCAGGGTGAACGCATAGGACATGACACCTCCCGATCAACGCCCGCCTCACCGCTGAAGCGGAAACATCGAGTACCCAACTACCCCAGAACCGTATTTCCACGGTGGGCCGGTTTGGTTAACAAGTCCTTAACGCGCTGCTAACTCCCTGCTTTGTAAGGAAAATACCCAGAAATCGCCACGATTGCGGTTCCGTCCGTCACAATGTCCGGTAACCGCCGTCGACCATCAGGATCGATCCCGACACATAGGCTGACATGTCGGAGGCGAGGAAGACCGCGGGGCCGACGATGTCCTCCGGCTTGCCGGTCCGGCCGAGCGGAGTGTGGTCCATGAACACCTTCACCAGATCGGGATTGCCGGCGCGGGTCTTCTCGTTCAGCGGCGTCTCGATGAAGCCGGGGCCGATCGCGTTCACCCGCACGCCGTCCTTGCCGAGCTCGGCGGCGAGCGCCTTGGTGAAGCCGAGCACGCCGTGCTTCGAGGCGGTATAGGCCGGCGAGCTCGGCGTCCGCAGATGCACGAAGGACTGGATCGAGCCGATATTGACGATGCGGCCCTTGTTCTTGCGCAAGGGGCTGAGGAAGGCATGCGTCACGTTGAAGACGCCGGTGAGGTTGATCGAGATGATGTCTTCCCAATCCTTGATCACGGCGTCGTCCGCGCCGAGCATGCCGTTGCGCCGCGCGATGCCGGCATTGTTCACCAGGATCGAGACCGGACCGACCTTGTCGGCTACCCGCTTGGCCATCGCGATGCAGGCGTCGCGGTTGGTGACGTCGAGCGCAAAGCTGTCCGCCTTGCCGCCGGCGCTGCGGATCTCCTTCGCCGCCTCCGCCGCCGCGTCGCCGTTCATGTCGAGCAGCACCACGCGTGCGCCTTCCCGTCCATAGCCGGTCGCGATCGCGCGTCCGATCCCGGAGCCTGCGCCGGTGATGACGGCGATGTGATTGTCGAGAAGGGGCATGGCGTTTCCTTGTCCGGTTTTTCTGAACGTTGCCGACAACACTATTCAAAACTGCGCCAACCGAAACGCCAAGCCGCGTTTGCGCGTTGCTGTCATCCGGATTCGGATGACAGTAGGGACCGAACATGGACCCGCATATCAGGCAATGGAAACTTGCGCTCGAGCGCTCTGCCGCGGCGCATGATCCCGATTATGGCGAAATGGCGCGAATGGTTGCCGAGATTGCCGCGACCGACATCGACGAGCCGCTGCGGCAAGCGGCCGCACAGGTGCTGCCGATCCTGCGCCAGGCGGCGGTGAAATCCGCCGATCGCCGCATCAAGGCGATGGCGTTGCGCCGGCTCGGCATCATCAGCGATGCGCTGCACATGCTGTCGGCGCCGCGCTTCGGCCGGCGTGGGCTCGCGCCGAAAATAATGACGCAGGAGGACCAGCACCGGCAATTGCTCGGCCTGCCGCTCGGCCGCCGGCTCGCCGCGACCGAGATCCAGCAGGCCTTCAAGCGCGCCGCCAAGACGGTGCATCCCGACGGCGGCGGCAACGGCAGCGCATTCCTCGAACTCGCCGCCGCGCGCGATGCGCTGATCAAGCATCATTGAGGCCGAACAGCGAAAGCGCAGGGTGGGCAAAGCGAAGCGTGCCCACCATTCTCGCATCGCCTCGTGAAGGTGGGCACGGCGCTGGCGCGCCTTCGCCCACCTTAGTGCGGACGTCGTTGTGCTCAGAACGCGCAGGCGCCGCTGCCGAGCATGCCGGTCTTGAACGCAAACGCGGCATCGAAGGTCGGCAGCTCTTCGCTGACGACGATGAAGTTCGCCGGCCACGGCGTGGTCGGGATGCTCTGATCCCAGATCTGGCAGAAGCCGGTGTCCTGCCAGCGGATCAGGTGATAGGGGTTGGCGCTCGCCGGGCTCGCCGCAGCAAGCACGGACACGGTGACGGCAATGGCGGCGCAGGCAATCGAAAGACGACGCATCGGAATTCTCCGGTTTGAAAATGTGGCGCTCCGTAGGGCAATCCCGGAGCTCTGGGGCCGATCGCCCCGGACATGCTGTGAGTGTTGAAACCCCGGGAACAGGTTCAATGCGGTTTCCGCCTGCGATCGTCCCAAATTGCGCCGCCGCGCGCGCTTGCTACAGTCGGCGCGTCGCGATTCGTATCCACGTCGCGACGTGAACAAATCCTGACGTGAGAAAATCCTGGGGAGACCGCATATGAAACGCTCATCCGCTCTTCGTGCCGCGCTGGTCGCATTGACGGCGTTCGCCGGCCTGGCTCTCTCCTCGGCCGCCAATGCCGACTCTGGCTTCGTGCGGCTGACGATCTACAAGGCGGGCTGGATCATCGGCGGCTCGGGCGGCAGCGGCACGCTGACCTTCCGCGGCCGCTCCTATGCGCTCTCCACCGGCGGGCTCGATTACGGCCTGGTGTTCGGCGGATCGCGGACGGTGCTGCGCGGCCGCGTCAGCAACATCAATCGCCCGAGCGACATTGCCGGCGTCTATGGCGCTGCGGGCGCGGGCCTTGCGATCGGTCGCGGCGCGCGCGCGATCGTGCTCACCAACCAGAAGGGCGCGGTGCTTGAACTGACCGGCCACCAGGAGGGCCTGATGGCGAACGCCGATCTGAGCGGCCTTGCGATCACGATGCGCTAGAGCATGATCCGGAAAAGTGCGAAGCGGTTTTCCGACGAGATCATGCTCAAAAAATCAGAGCGCGCAGCGTTCACCGAAACAGATGCAGCGCTGCGTATTGCAGCAGCATGATGGTCTTGGCATCGACGATGCGCCCGTCGGCGATCATCGCGAGCGCCTCGTCGATCGACAGCTCCAGCACCTCGATGTCCTCGCCCTCGTCGGCGAGGCCGCCGCCGTCGCCAATGCGCATCGCGGCGTCGTATTCGGCGACGAAGCAGTGGATCTTCTCGGTCACCGCGCCCGGGCTGGTGAAGGCCTCGAACACCT from Bradyrhizobium genosp. L includes:
- the bfr gene encoding bacterioferritin is translated as MQGDPKVIDYLNKGLRSELTAINQYWLHYRVLNNWGLLEMAKVWRKESIEEMEHADKFTDRILFLDGFPNMQVLDPLRIGQDVKEIIECDLASEIAARTLYQEAATYCHGVKDYVSRDLFESLMKDEEDHIDFLETQLDLIKRIGLELYTQKHVGHLKGEES
- a CDS encoding MmcQ/YjbR family DNA-binding protein, whose translation is MSQARFRKIALSLPDAVEGAHRGHADFRVGTRIFATLGYPDADWGMVKLTPEQQAMVVEAEPEIFRPVPGGWGKGGSTNVRLAKADPATLRSALTMARDNITARPAKKAPVKNARAKKSS
- a CDS encoding alpha/beta fold hydrolase, with protein sequence MIRLCAALVAALVSLSVPSMAADYPAPQDGEWIAKDFKFHSGEVMPELRLHYTTVGAPSGQPVLVLHGSGGSAASMLTPAFAGELFGPGQPLDATKYYIIIPDGIGHGKSSKPSDAMRNSFPKYDYNDMVDAQYRLVTEGLNVKHLRLVIGNSMGGMHTWIWGVRYPGMMDILVPMASQPTAMAARNWILRRTMLDTIRNDPDYKDGNYASQPRMMKYAIAAYRFASAGGTLGYQTLAPTAPQADKMVDEQLALPVTADANDYIYQWEASHDYDPSAGMEKIEATLLAINAADDERNPPETGVTEAAVKRIKHGKIFLIPASTETRGHLTTGNARFYGKELQELLQTAPQRTM
- a CDS encoding nuclear transport factor 2 family protein, which produces MNDAERIHRLWDEALGNKDLEAALALYAPDASIESPLVQHLMQTGGGIVRGTDSLRAFIARVFQTNPPQRKRFKQGFFSDGRVITWEYPRQSPDGDQMDLVEVMEISDGLIQRHRVYWGWYALNILKQG
- a CDS encoding ArsR/SmtB family transcription factor: MGSSQSVQTGFSRIAEALGDPAREAMVSALADGKALPAGELAAVAGISPQSASAHLQKLVDARVLSVWAQGRFRYYRIRDDDVAALIENLVDLATRTNAGRKRAMPVDQLRQSRTCYHHLAGQLGVLLSNALIRRRLVAIDGRIGHVTEQGLAWCRAEQIDFDSAREPHFRLCNDWTERVPHLAGPFANAVLARLVETRGVAPHRIPRALRITDKGRAFFDRLGVQVPF
- a CDS encoding DUF2188 domain-containing protein — encoded protein: MSHVIYKVVQHDGGWAYTVNGVFSEPFPTHAAALAAARRAANEQRVPGRTEAIQYETSDGKWHIETAAGNDRPETEVEDER
- a CDS encoding DUF2277 domain-containing protein translates to MCRNIKTLFNFEPPATEDEIHASALQFVRKLSGFNKPSQANEAAFNRAVAEVSDAARRLLTSLETAAPTRDREIEAEKARERSRLRFG
- a CDS encoding collagen-like protein, which codes for MADDTSSREGLRGPQGPQGRQGEPGRPGPQGHPGRPGQEGVRGKPGPVGKAGPAGKPGPQGKAGAPGKAGPQGPRGEAGPHGPPGPAGPRGEAGPQGALPSLDQVMPWLHMIFDAYEDYKRTREREAIEQAEQEAAERAAAEALALDVDAIGFEDDEDGDEDHKKKKKHRKKDKK
- a CDS encoding helix-turn-helix domain-containing protein, whose protein sequence is MSYAFTLASGEAVLPSLAPNEIVPLLIGATVDEVERELVLQTLARCNGNRTRAARVLGLSVRTLRNKIREYSADGIEVPPHCEQS
- a CDS encoding SDR family NAD(P)-dependent oxidoreductase, which produces MPLLDNHIAVITGAGSGIGRAIATGYGREGARVVLLDMNGDAAAEAAKEIRSAGGKADSFALDVTNRDACIAMAKRVADKVGPVSILVNNAGIARRNGMLGADDAVIKDWEDIISINLTGVFNVTHAFLSPLRKNKGRIVNIGSIQSFVHLRTPSSPAYTASKHGVLGFTKALAAELGKDGVRVNAIGPGFIETPLNEKTRAGNPDLVKVFMDHTPLGRTGKPEDIVGPAVFLASDMSAYVSGSILMVDGGYRTL